In Desulfovibrio sp. TomC, the sequence CCTGCCCCGGGCCACGACAGCCTTTTTCCATGCCGTGCGCCTGTCCGATTTCAAGGCCTTTTCCTCGGAGAAATACAACGCCTTCACTTACGGCTTCCAGGGCAACAACCTGACCAGCGGCGGCAGCTACCCCCAGGCCAGGATCACGGCCAAATGGATCAAGGGGTTCTATTGCGGCCGGCTGTTTGCCGGCGAACTGGTGTTGGAAAATACCGTCTACAACAACTCCAGCGTGTTGTGGCAGTACAAGGTGGCCAACGGCGGCGGACAGTCCGTGTCCGGCCTGACCGACCCGACCACGGCCGTGGTCGACTTGGCCATTGAGGGCGTGGAAGGCGGGGCTAGGGTCAATTTCTATTACCGCACCGGCGGGACGCAGTCCGGCATGGACAAGGCCAGCGGCGGCTGGACCCTCTACGCCAGCTACGACAACGCGGCCCTGCCGTTTTACGGCTATCCGGTCAATAAGGGCCTGCTGACGCTGTCCGCCTCGGATCTGGCCTATCCCCCCACCGTGCCCACGGACAATCCCATCAACAGCGCCCAGTCCATCGCGGTGACGGAGTATTCCACCGAGTCGGCTTCAGCCGGGGACCTGTCGCGCGACTACCGCGTCATCAATTTTGAGCCGGCCAGCAACGTCAAACGCATCGTCTACACCTGCACGTCCGGGGCGTTGACCGCCATCCGGGCCGCTTTTTCCGGCCTGGACAAGAGTCCGTCCCAGCTCAACATCGTCAAGTTGCGGCCAAACGGCCAATCCCGGCCGTTTAAGACCTACCGCACGACGTTTAGCGGCGTGGATTCCGGCGATTGGGCCATTGCCGAGGCCTGGGGAACCAATAATTTCGTCCCTGCCGGCCAGTCCATGATCGCCGGGGCGCAGTACTATCTCTATCTCTTTATCCGGGACAACGATCCGGACTACGATCTGAATATGACGGCAGGGATTATCGAGGACCCGGCTGTGCTTGGCATCGGCACCCCAGGCCTCCGTGCGCCCGCAGGGGGGCCAACCATGCTGCTGCTTGAGGGGGCGCAGTAGCCGGGATTCAGTCCCGGCCGCCCTTCCAGCCGGCGTGCCAGCGCAAAAGCCGCGCCAGCGCCCGTTCCAGGCCGGTATTGAGGCAAAGCCCCCACAGGCCGATCATGGCCACGCCGGCGTACATCTCGGGGATGGCGAAGGTGCGCTGCATGCGCAGGATGTAATGGCCGATGCCGCTTGTGGCCCCGACCATCTCCGAGAGCACGGCCACAATAAGGGCCATGGGCAGGGCTGAGCGGAACCCGGCCGCCACGCTCGGGCCGGCCGCCGGCAGGATGACCCCGAAGAGCAGGTCGCGCCGGGTCAGGCCGTAAGCGCCGGCGGTCAGGCGAAAGCCCGGATCGACGCCGCGCGCCCCGTCCACCGCCCCGACCAGGATGGGGAAGGAACAAGCAAAAACGATCACCGCCAGTTTCATGCCCGTGCCGATGCCAAGCAGCAGCATGGCCGCCGGAATGACGGCCGGCGGCGGCACCGGGCGCAGCAGCTCGACCGTTGGGGTCAAAAGGGCCGAAAGCCGGCGCGAGACGCCCATGGCCAGCCCGAGCGGCCCCATGACGGCCAGGGCAATCAAGAGGCCGGCCACAGCCCGAAGCACCGTGGAGAGGGCTTGCTCCGGCAGCAGGCCCGAGACGGTCAGGTCCCAAAACGTCGCGGCAATGGTCGAAACCGGCGGGAAATAGAGCCGCGAGACGAGGCCGGACCGCGACAGCGTCTCCCAGGCCCCGGCCAGGGCGCAAAATACGAGCAGTCCGGACAGGCGTTTCATCGCCGCCCTTCCTCGGGCGTCCAGGCCAACACCCGCCGCCGCAGGGCCACAAAAGCGGCATTGAGCCCGGCTCCCAACAATCCGACCGCCACGATGCCGGCGTACATGCGCTGCGGCCGCCCGGCCAACGACGACTCCAGAATAAACGAGCCAAGCCCGTTTGGCGCAGCGGCCATCTCCGTGGTCACGGCCACGGCCACAGCCACGGCCAGCCCCGTGCGCAGCCCGGCCATGACGTGGGGCAAGGCCGCCGGAGCCCGGACAAAGACAATGCGCTCAAACCGCCCAAGGCCGTACACCCGGGCCGTGTCGCGAAGTTCCGTCCCGGCCGCGCCCGCGCCGGCCAGGGCCGCCACATAGGCCGGCCAGGCACAGGCAAAGCCGGCCACGGCCACGCACAAGCCAAAGCCCAGGCCCAGAAACAAAATGCCAATGGGAACAAGGGCCACCGATGGCATGGGGCGCAAAAATTCCACCGTCGTCCGCATGGCCCGGCCAAAACCCGGGAACACGCCGCAGGCAAACCCCAACAGCACGCCGCAACACCCGCCCACGGCAAAACCGGCCACAGCCCGGCCCGCCGTCAGCCCGACCTGGCCCACAAGCTCCCCAGAGGCCAGCAACCGGCCAAGCTCCGCCGCCACCGCCGAAACCGGCGGCACGGCGTCCGGCGGGAGGATGGCGCAGCGGGAGAGGGCTTCCCAGAGGAGGAGGAGGGCGATGAGGAGGAGGATGCCTCCGGCGGCCGGGGGGGCTGATCCCCCCCGGCCCCCCTCGATGGGGAGGGGGGGATTACTGGGCGGAGCGGCCATGGCGTCGTGGTTCGAGGTTGCACCCGAAAGGCGTTGCGGTCTTGTTGTAGATGGTCGAAGCGTTAGGCAACGACACAGAACCACGTGCCCCATGGCGGGGGTCCGGGGGGATCATCCCCCCGGTGGGGAGGGTTCGGGAGGGGCAACGCCCCTCCTGACTCTTCGTCTTCCCCTGCCACTTACACACGGCGCAGCAACGCATGGATGGCCTTTCGGGCGTCGAGGAAGCGC encodes:
- a CDS encoding ABC transporter permease, translated to MAAPPSNPPLPIEGGRGGSAPPAAGGILLLIALLLLWEALSRCAILPPDAVPPVSAVAAELGRLLASGELVGQVGLTAGRAVAGFAVGGCCGVLLGFACGVFPGFGRAMRTTVEFLRPMPSVALVPIGILFLGLGFGLCVAVAGFACAWPAYVAALAGAGAAGTELRDTARVYGLGRFERIVFVRAPAALPHVMAGLRTGLAVAVAVAVTTEMAAAPNGLGSFILESSLAGRPQRMYAGIVAVGLLGAGLNAAFVALRRRVLAWTPEEGRR
- a CDS encoding ABC transporter permease is translated as MKRLSGLLVFCALAGAWETLSRSGLVSRLYFPPVSTIAATFWDLTVSGLLPEQALSTVLRAVAGLLIALAVMGPLGLAMGVSRRLSALLTPTVELLRPVPPPAVIPAAMLLLGIGTGMKLAVIVFACSFPILVGAVDGARGVDPGFRLTAGAYGLTRRDLLFGVILPAAGPSVAAGFRSALPMALIVAVLSEMVGATSGIGHYILRMQRTFAIPEMYAGVAMIGLWGLCLNTGLERALARLLRWHAGWKGGRD